Proteins from a genomic interval of Leifsonia shinshuensis:
- the pilM gene encoding type IV pilus assembly protein PilM, with amino-acid sequence MARSIVGIDIGSTSIRAVELGDPHKPRPTLLRHFEVPLPDGAASRGEVLEPNTVAASLRRLWQQGGFKSKEVVLGMGNQRVLARDLTVPSMSRLRIRESLPFHVQDMLPVPVADALLDFYPVSEEVGDSGPVTNGLLVAAVKEAVLGNVKAVTLAGLTAVDVDLLPFAVSRALVTRTGRLGTVALIDIGANTTSVVVLTNNIPQFVRIIPAGGAELTQALRAGLEVEPGEAERIKATIGLAKQVSSPQEHQAVEIIYRVTGELLTSLRNTVSYFINTRPTTPVDHVLLTGGGAQLPGLADALSEMTRLPVAVGDPFHAVVLSRHLDATVLRMKRSTLSAAVGLALGSAA; translated from the coding sequence ATGGCACGCAGCATCGTCGGCATCGACATCGGCAGCACGTCCATCCGCGCTGTGGAGCTCGGTGATCCGCACAAGCCCAGACCCACCCTCCTGCGCCACTTCGAAGTGCCGTTGCCCGACGGTGCGGCCAGCCGCGGGGAGGTCCTCGAACCCAACACGGTCGCCGCGAGCCTGCGCCGGCTCTGGCAGCAGGGCGGCTTCAAGAGCAAGGAGGTCGTGCTCGGCATGGGCAACCAGCGCGTGCTCGCACGCGACCTGACCGTGCCGAGCATGTCGCGGCTCCGCATCCGCGAGAGCCTGCCGTTCCATGTGCAAGACATGCTGCCGGTTCCCGTCGCCGACGCCCTCCTCGACTTCTACCCGGTCTCCGAGGAGGTCGGCGACAGCGGTCCGGTCACCAACGGCCTGCTGGTCGCCGCGGTCAAGGAGGCCGTGCTCGGCAACGTGAAGGCCGTCACGCTCGCCGGTCTCACCGCGGTCGACGTCGACCTTCTGCCGTTCGCGGTGTCGCGCGCTCTGGTCACCCGCACCGGCCGGCTGGGCACCGTGGCCCTCATCGACATCGGCGCCAACACGACGAGCGTGGTCGTCCTGACCAATAACATCCCGCAGTTCGTGCGCATCATACCGGCCGGCGGGGCCGAGCTCACGCAGGCGCTGCGCGCCGGGCTGGAGGTCGAACCGGGGGAGGCGGAGCGGATCAAGGCGACCATCGGGCTCGCCAAGCAGGTCTCGAGCCCGCAGGAGCACCAGGCGGTGGAGATCATCTACCGGGTCACGGGCGAGCTCCTGACCAGCCTTCGCAACACGGTCAGCTACTTCATCAACACCCGCCCCACCACTCCGGTGGACCACGTCCTCCTCACCGGCGGCGGCGCCCAGCTTCCCGGGCTCGCCGACGCGTTGAGCGAGATGACCCGGCTGCCCGTCGCTGTCGGGGACCCCTTCCACGCCGTCGTGCTGTCGCGTCACCTCGACGCGACGGTCCTGCGGATGAAAAGGTCGACGCTCTCCGCGGCGGTCGGCCTCGCACTCGGGAGCGCAGCATGA
- a CDS encoding DUF6121 family protein, with the protein MREERAYAVIVACFAAGLYLAVLVAAFGLLSLATDTEVIADPSAGPLVGPVMTGAAVAVLLALLIVTGTRVPGDQQRIAPLTALGAGIACYLAYCVAGGVAGAFATGDVLHFVLFAAGQLGSLYAITTGLAAFLITLLYQLVLVGRFRQRGRPRWPWERPDDE; encoded by the coding sequence ATGCGTGAGGAGCGCGCCTACGCGGTCATCGTCGCGTGCTTCGCGGCGGGGCTGTACCTCGCCGTCCTCGTCGCCGCGTTCGGCCTGCTCTCGCTCGCGACCGACACCGAGGTGATCGCGGACCCGTCCGCCGGGCCGCTGGTCGGACCGGTCATGACGGGCGCCGCGGTGGCGGTGCTGCTCGCCCTCCTGATCGTCACGGGGACCCGTGTGCCCGGCGACCAGCAGCGGATCGCGCCGCTCACGGCCCTCGGCGCCGGCATCGCCTGCTACCTCGCCTACTGCGTCGCCGGGGGAGTGGCCGGCGCGTTCGCCACCGGCGACGTCCTCCACTTCGTCCTCTTCGCGGCGGGCCAGCTCGGCAGCCTGTACGCGATCACGACCGGACTGGCCGCTTTCCTGATCACGCTGCTCTACCAGCTCGTGCTCGTCGGCCGCTTCCGCCAGCGCGGGAGGCCGCGCTGGCCCTGGGAGCGGCCGGACGACGAGTAA
- a CDS encoding WecB/TagA/CpsF family glycosyltransferase has protein sequence MQTFERAVIGGLKLDRADQDASSRHVLDLARADGGIVVTSNVSITRHLRTVGLPELEEQTSFWTVDGVPLTWLLRIAGKGRFPRVTGTDLMNGVIEHPRSEGLRIGIVGAAAVEAEAFYRARRHDHVHGADLPFAEPGSPELVDAASAFIERVRPDVLFVCLGFPKQEHLILELRRRHGDDGIVFIGAGAAAQMNTGQFPRAPRLLQRLGLEWVWRMGQDPSRLVKRYLLQDLPWLVGMIPVALAERFRAPQAAAAPAAASASAPDQAPA, from the coding sequence ATGCAGACCTTCGAACGCGCCGTCATCGGCGGCCTCAAGCTCGACCGCGCCGACCAGGACGCGTCCAGCCGTCACGTCCTCGACCTGGCGCGCGCGGACGGCGGGATTGTCGTGACCTCCAACGTCTCCATCACCCGCCACTTGCGCACGGTCGGCCTCCCGGAGCTGGAGGAGCAGACGTCGTTCTGGACCGTGGACGGCGTCCCGCTCACCTGGCTGCTGCGCATCGCGGGCAAGGGGCGCTTCCCGCGCGTCACCGGCACGGACCTGATGAACGGTGTCATCGAGCATCCCCGCTCCGAGGGCCTGCGGATCGGGATCGTCGGGGCCGCCGCCGTGGAGGCGGAGGCGTTCTACCGGGCGCGCAGGCACGACCACGTCCACGGCGCCGACCTCCCGTTCGCGGAACCCGGCAGCCCCGAGCTGGTCGACGCGGCGAGCGCGTTCATCGAACGGGTCCGGCCGGATGTGCTGTTCGTCTGCCTCGGCTTCCCGAAGCAGGAGCACCTCATCCTCGAGCTCCGCCGGAGGCACGGGGACGACGGCATCGTCTTCATCGGGGCTGGGGCCGCCGCGCAGATGAACACCGGGCAGTTCCCGCGGGCGCCCCGCCTGCTGCAGCGCCTCGGGCTGGAGTGGGTATGGCGGATGGGCCAGGACCCGTCGCGCCTGGTGAAGCGGTACCTGCTGCAGGACCTGCCCTGGCTGGTCGGGATGATCCCCGTCGCGCTGGCCGAGCGGTTCCGCGCCCCGCAGGCCGCGGCAGCCCCTGCTGCTGCGTCCGCGTCGGCTCCCGATCAGGCGCCGGCCTGA
- the rpsL gene encoding 30S ribosomal protein S12 codes for MPTIQQLVRKGRTPKVTKTKAPALKSNPQQRGVCTRVYTTTPKKPNSALRKVARVKLSNGTEVTAYIPGEGHNLQEHSMVLVRGGRVKDLPGVRYKIVRGALDTQAVKNRKQARSRYGAKMEKK; via the coding sequence GTGCCAACCATTCAGCAGTTGGTTCGGAAGGGCCGGACGCCGAAGGTCACCAAGACCAAGGCCCCCGCCCTGAAGTCCAACCCCCAGCAGCGCGGCGTGTGCACCCGTGTCTACACCACCACCCCCAAGAAGCCGAACTCGGCGCTCCGCAAGGTCGCCCGCGTCAAGCTCTCGAACGGGACCGAGGTCACCGCGTACATCCCCGGTGAGGGCCACAACCTGCAGGAGCACTCGATGGTGCTCGTCCGCGGCGGCCGTGTGAAGGACCTGCCCGGCGTTCGTTACAAGATCGTCCGCGGCGCCCTGGACACCCAGGCCGTCAAGAACCGCAAGCAGGCTCGCAGCCGCTACGGCGCGAAGATGGAGAAGAAGTAA
- the rpsG gene encoding 30S ribosomal protein S7 → MPRKGPAPKRPVVADPVYGSPVVSQLVNKILLDGKKGLAERIVYDALEGVSTKSGQDAVATLKKALDNIRPTLEVRSRRVGGSTYQVPVEVKPHRANTLALRWLTSYAKGRREKTMTERLTNEILDASNGLGAAVKRREDTHKMAESNKAFAHYRW, encoded by the coding sequence ATGCCTCGCAAGGGTCCCGCTCCGAAGCGCCCCGTCGTCGCCGACCCGGTGTACGGCTCGCCGGTCGTCAGCCAGCTCGTCAACAAGATCCTCCTCGACGGCAAGAAGGGCCTCGCCGAGCGCATCGTCTACGACGCGCTCGAGGGCGTCTCGACCAAGTCCGGCCAGGACGCGGTCGCCACGCTCAAGAAGGCGCTCGACAACATCCGCCCGACCCTCGAGGTCCGCAGCCGCCGCGTCGGCGGCTCGACCTACCAGGTGCCGGTCGAGGTCAAGCCGCACCGCGCCAACACCCTGGCGCTGCGCTGGCTCACCAGCTACGCCAAGGGCCGTCGCGAGAAGACGATGACCGAGCGTCTCACCAACGAGATCCTCGACGCCTCCAACGGTCTGGGCGCCGCTGTCAAGCGCCGCGAGGACACGCACAAGATGGCCGAGTCGAACAAGGCCTTCGCCCACTACCGCTGGTAA
- the fusA gene encoding elongation factor G — protein sequence MAQDVLTDLKKVRNIGIMAHIDAGKTTTTERILFYTGVNHKIGETHDGASTTDWMEQEKERGITITSAAVTCFWNKNQINIIDTPGHVDFTVEVERSLRVLDGAVAVFDAKEGVEPQSETVWRQADKYVVPRICFVNKMDKLGADFYFTVDTIVSRLGAKPLVMQLPIGSESDFVGVVDLVEMRALVWPGDAKGDVTMGAKYEVQEIPADLKEKAEEYRNRLLETVAETDDALLEKFFGGEEITIPEIKAAIRKLTVNNEIYPVLCGSAFKNRGVQPMLDAVIDYLPSPLDVPAIEAHNPRDEEQVILRHADATEPFSALAFKVAVHPFFGRLTYVRVYSGRVDSGAAVVNSTKGKKERIGKIFQMHANKENPVDYVTAGNIYAVIGLKDTTTGDTLSDPDHQVVLESMTFPEPVIEVAIEPKTKADQEKLGTAIQKLAEEDPTFRTEQNQETGQTVIKGMGELHLDILVDRMKREFNVEANVGKPQVAYRETLRRTVEKYDYTHKKQTGGSGQFAKVQITLEPLEVTPETSYEFVNAVTGGRVPREYIPSVDAGIQDAMQVGVLAGFPTVGVKATLVDGASHDVDSSEMAFKIAGSMAYKEAARKANPVLLEPLMAVEVRTPEEYMGDVIGDLNSRRGQIQSMEDASGVKVVRANVPLSEMFGYIGDLRSKTSGRAVYSMQFDSYAEVPKAVADEIVQKSKGE from the coding sequence GTGGCACAGGACGTGCTCACCGACCTGAAAAAGGTCCGCAACATCGGCATCATGGCCCACATCGATGCCGGCAAGACCACCACGACCGAGCGCATCCTGTTCTACACGGGCGTCAACCACAAGATCGGTGAGACGCACGACGGCGCCTCGACCACCGACTGGATGGAGCAGGAGAAGGAGCGCGGCATCACCATCACGTCCGCCGCGGTCACCTGCTTCTGGAACAAGAACCAGATCAACATCATCGACACCCCGGGTCACGTCGACTTCACGGTCGAGGTGGAGCGCTCGCTCCGCGTGCTCGACGGTGCCGTCGCCGTCTTCGACGCGAAGGAGGGCGTCGAGCCCCAGTCGGAGACCGTGTGGCGTCAGGCCGACAAGTACGTCGTCCCGCGCATCTGCTTCGTCAACAAGATGGACAAGCTGGGCGCCGACTTCTACTTCACCGTCGACACCATCGTGTCCCGCCTCGGCGCCAAGCCGCTGGTGATGCAGCTCCCGATCGGCTCCGAGTCCGACTTCGTCGGCGTCGTCGACCTGGTCGAGATGCGCGCGCTGGTCTGGCCGGGCGACGCCAAGGGCGACGTGACGATGGGCGCCAAGTACGAGGTCCAGGAGATCCCCGCCGACCTCAAGGAGAAGGCCGAGGAGTACCGCAACCGCCTCCTCGAGACCGTCGCCGAGACCGACGACGCGCTGCTCGAGAAGTTCTTCGGCGGCGAGGAGATCACCATCCCGGAGATCAAGGCCGCGATCCGCAAGCTCACCGTGAACAACGAGATCTACCCGGTCCTCTGCGGCTCGGCGTTCAAGAACCGCGGTGTCCAGCCGATGCTCGACGCCGTGATCGACTACCTCCCGTCGCCGCTCGACGTGCCCGCCATCGAGGCGCACAACCCGCGCGACGAGGAGCAGGTCATCCTGCGCCACGCCGACGCCACCGAGCCGTTCTCGGCCCTCGCGTTCAAGGTCGCGGTCCACCCCTTCTTCGGCCGCCTCACCTACGTGCGCGTCTACTCGGGTCGTGTCGACTCGGGCGCCGCGGTCGTGAACTCGACCAAGGGCAAGAAGGAGCGCATCGGCAAGATCTTCCAGATGCACGCCAACAAGGAGAACCCGGTCGACTACGTCACCGCCGGCAACATCTACGCGGTGATCGGCCTCAAGGACACCACCACCGGTGACACCCTGAGCGACCCGGACCACCAGGTCGTCCTCGAGTCGATGACCTTCCCGGAGCCCGTCATCGAGGTCGCCATCGAGCCGAAGACCAAGGCCGACCAGGAGAAGCTCGGCACGGCCATCCAGAAGCTCGCCGAGGAAGACCCGACGTTCCGCACCGAGCAGAACCAGGAGACCGGTCAGACGGTCATCAAGGGCATGGGCGAGCTGCACCTCGACATCCTCGTGGACCGCATGAAGCGCGAGTTCAACGTCGAGGCGAACGTCGGCAAGCCGCAGGTGGCCTACCGCGAGACCCTCCGCCGCACGGTGGAGAAGTACGACTACACCCACAAGAAGCAGACCGGTGGTTCCGGTCAGTTCGCAAAGGTGCAGATCACCCTGGAGCCGCTCGAGGTGACCCCGGAGACCTCGTACGAGTTCGTGAACGCCGTCACCGGCGGTCGCGTCCCGCGCGAGTACATCCCCTCGGTCGACGCGGGCATCCAGGACGCGATGCAGGTCGGCGTGCTCGCCGGCTTCCCGACGGTGGGTGTCAAGGCGACGCTCGTCGACGGCGCCTCGCACGACGTCGACTCCTCGGAGATGGCGTTCAAGATCGCCGGCTCGATGGCCTACAAGGAGGCTGCTCGCAAGGCGAACCCGGTGCTCCTCGAGCCGCTCATGGCGGTCGAGGTGCGTACGCCGGAGGAGTACATGGGCGACGTCATCGGCGACCTCAACTCCCGCCGTGGACAGATCCAGTCCATGGAGGATGCGAGCGGCGTCAAGGTCGTGCGCGCCAACGTCCCGCTGTCCGAGATGTTCGGCTACATCGGCGACCTGCGGTCCAAGACCTCGGGCCGCGCGGTGTACTCGATGCAGTTCGACAGCTACGCGGAGGTCCCGAAGGCTGTCGCCGACGAGATCGTCCAGAAGAGCAAGGGCGAGTGA